GAATTCATTGCTGCCTGGGAATACTGGTGGCAGCATCAGCACGCACCTTTCAAAAGAGAAATGGAACTACGGAATCAACAGACCGGTGATTTCATCTGGCATCTGATCTCAGTTACACCTGTCATGAAAGATAACGGTGAGATCATTTACTGGACAGGTTCTATGGTAGATATCCATGCGCAGAAGGTAATGGAACGGACGCTGCGGGATAACAAGGAACTGAAGGAAATGAAACTCCTGCTCGAAGAAAAAGTGAAAGAACTAAACAGGAGTAATCAGGAACTGGAGCAGTTCGCCTATGCCGCGTCGCATGACCTGCAGGAGCCGTTACGGAAGATCGTTTACTATAGTGACTATCTGAATAAGCACTACGCCGAGGAGATCGATGAAAGAGGTAAACTTTATTTTGGTAACATGATGAGCGCCAGCCAGCGCATGACACAGCTGATCCACGACCTGTTGAACTTCTCCCGTATTTACAGAGAGAATCTGCACCTGGTCAAAACAGATCTGAACCTGCTCGCAACAGAAGCGATGAATGATCTGGATATGGCCATTAAAGCCAAACAGGCGCATGTCGAAGTAGGCGATTTACCTGTGATGGCAGTGTATCCAATGCAGATGCGGCAGCTATTCCAGAACCTGATTTCGAATGCGATCAAGTTTTCAGACGAACACAGATCACCACTGATCAAGGTATATGCCCTGGAAAACAGTCAGCACACACAATTGATCTTTGAAGACAATGGTGTCGGCTTTGAAGAGAGATACCTTGATAAGATGTTCAGTCTGTTTCAGCGGCTGCACTCACGGGAAAAGTATGCCG
The DNA window shown above is from Chitinophaga agri and carries:
- a CDS encoding sensor histidine kinase, translating into MQEITRITLETDMDLVLVHKRTMKLGELAGLSLASQTTFATAASEVARHVIEYGHNAVLLLGVKADIKDPEKFLVARILDRNINLTEKINESMVYAKRLVDLFTLEQTNKGIEITLQFRIPGVQKIISSRIEQWISAFSVEQPLSPYDEIKRKNRQLQELAEKLKESETQYREVTNALPLVIFSINEEGELLYANSWLRSFTGYDLHQLNENKWRPVIRDEEFIAAWEYWWQHQHAPFKREMELRNQQTGDFIWHLISVTPVMKDNGEIIYWTGSMVDIHAQKVMERTLRDNKELKEMKLLLEEKVKELNRSNQELEQFAYAASHDLQEPLRKIVYYSDYLNKHYAEEIDERGKLYFGNMMSASQRMTQLIHDLLNFSRIYRENLHLVKTDLNLLATEAMNDLDMAIKAKQAHVEVGDLPVMAVYPMQMRQLFQNLISNAIKFSDEHRSPLIKVYALENSQHTQLIFEDNGVGFEERYLDKMFSLFQRLHSREKYAGTGIGLAMCKKIADLHNGSITASSSPGQGAKFILTLPPVA